Proteins from a single region of Sphingomonas swuensis:
- the dut gene encoding dUTP diphosphatase: MIQIQIHRLPHGEGLPLPAYATAHAAGMDVVAAEDLDLAPGQRHAVATGFRIAIPEGYEVQVRPRSGLALKHGITVPNTPGTIDADYRGELKVIMINHGDQPFPIRRGERIAQLVPAAVTQAQWAEVDELDETIRGQGGFGSTGR; this comes from the coding sequence ATGATCCAGATCCAGATTCACCGCCTGCCCCATGGGGAAGGCCTGCCGCTGCCTGCCTATGCCACCGCGCATGCCGCCGGGATGGACGTCGTCGCGGCCGAGGATCTCGACCTTGCGCCCGGGCAGCGCCACGCGGTCGCGACCGGCTTCCGAATTGCCATTCCCGAGGGCTACGAAGTCCAGGTTCGCCCCCGCTCGGGCCTCGCCCTCAAGCACGGCATCACGGTTCCGAACACGCCGGGCACGATCGACGCGGATTATCGCGGCGAGCTCAAGGTCATCATGATCAACCACGGCGACCAGCCCTTCCCGATCCGCCGCGGCGAGCGCATCGCCCAGCTCGTGCCCGCCGCCGTCACCCAGGCGCAATGGGCCGAGGTCGACGAACTCGACGAGACCATTCGCGGGCAGGGCGGGTTCGGGAGCACGGGGCGCTGA
- a CDS encoding HesA/MoeB/ThiF family protein — MGRGRRTRRDHSRAGRVREHGALTDEELTRYARQIVLPQLGGTGQQKLKAARVAVIGAGGIGAAVIPALAGAGVGALTIVDPDTADLSNLHRQPIYRSRDAGEPKAALAGQFVRRLNPFVEVDPIERRIDPETAPALLAGHHLVIDGTDNFATRLAVSDACVALGLPLLSAAAQQWQGQVGLFLGRPCYRCFVGDAFDADDCDNCAELGVTGALTGLAGNLAALLAIRFLTQAGDDPSGRLHLIDALAGTQRQIRIMADPGCRACGQPG, encoded by the coding sequence ATGGGCCGAGGTCGACGAACTCGACGAGACCATTCGCGGGCAGGGCGGGTTCGGGAGCACGGGGCGCTGACCGACGAAGAGCTCACCCGCTACGCCCGCCAGATCGTTCTTCCCCAGCTTGGCGGGACCGGACAGCAGAAGCTGAAGGCGGCACGGGTCGCAGTGATTGGCGCGGGCGGGATCGGCGCGGCCGTCATTCCCGCGCTCGCCGGCGCGGGGGTCGGGGCGCTGACGATCGTCGATCCCGACACCGCCGACCTCTCGAACCTTCATCGCCAGCCGATCTACCGCTCGCGCGACGCGGGCGAGCCCAAGGCCGCGCTCGCGGGCCAGTTCGTCCGCCGCCTCAACCCCTTCGTCGAGGTCGACCCGATCGAGCGGCGGATCGATCCCGAGACGGCACCCGCCCTTCTTGCTGGCCACCATCTGGTGATCGACGGCACCGACAATTTCGCCACCCGGCTCGCGGTGAGCGACGCCTGCGTCGCGCTCGGCCTGCCGCTGCTCTCGGCGGCCGCACAGCAGTGGCAGGGCCAGGTCGGGCTCTTCTTGGGACGCCCCTGCTACCGCTGCTTCGTCGGGGACGCCTTCGACGCCGACGATTGCGACAATTGCGCCGAGCTTGGGGTCACCGGGGCGCTGACCGGCCTTGCCGGCAACCTCGCCGCCCTGCTCGCCATCCGCTTCCTGACGCAGGCGGGCGATGATCCCTCGGGCAGGCTCCACCTCATCGACGCCCTCGCCGGCACCCAGCGCCAGATCCGCATCATGGCGGACCCGGGCTGCCGCGCCTGCGGACAGCCCGGCTGA
- the topA gene encoding type I DNA topoisomerase, whose protein sequence is MKLVVVESPAKAKTIEKYLGPGHTVLASYGHVRDLPPKDGSVDPDQDFAMEWETYPDKARQVKAIADAAKDADALILATDPDREGEAISWHVQELLRKRKALPKNVQRVTFNAITKSAVLDAMAAPRELDTDLIDAYRARRALDYLVGFTLSPILWRKLPGAKSAGRVQSVALRLIVDREAEIERFTAQEYWTVTARFEANAQEFSARLVELDGTKIDKLTLGDKGSASAAKKAVEAGQFAVASVETKPFTRNPPPPFTTSTLQQEAARKLGFAASHTMRVAQQLYEDGLITYMRTDGVQMAGEAISAARKAVADRFGAAHLPDKPRQYTSKAKNAQEAHEAIRPTDFGRLSAGSGDHARLYELVLNRALASQMAAARLERTVVELASDRARLRATGQVTLSPGFLALYEEGRDEKGDEEDGAKMPHLAKGDRPGMLGVDAVQSFTQPPPRYSEASLVKRLEELGIGRPSTYAATLQTLKDREYVRLEKQRFIPEESGRLVTAFLERFFEKYVSYDYTAELEDELDDVSGGRMAWLKLLEDFWRDFKPKAGEVMEQKPSEVTAALDEFLSPWLFPDKGDGSDPRLCPACGTGRLALRGGKFGAFVACSNYPECKFTRKFGQGGDAAATSSEPTDLGEGIMLKSGRFGPYVEQGDKRASIPKDVSVDLDWAKKLLSLPREIGMHPETGEPISASIGRYGPYLMHQGKYARLSTTAEVFETGMNAAVAKLADAAAGGGKGRGASREPLAVLGAHPESGKELKVLEGRFGPYVSDGTIHATLPKAADPKALTLDEAVVLIDAKAAKGPAKGKKKAPAKKKAAPAKKAPAKKAK, encoded by the coding sequence GTGAAGCTGGTCGTCGTCGAATCGCCTGCAAAGGCCAAGACCATCGAGAAGTATCTGGGGCCGGGCCATACGGTGCTGGCGAGCTATGGCCATGTCCGCGACCTGCCGCCCAAGGACGGCTCGGTCGATCCCGACCAGGACTTCGCGATGGAGTGGGAGACCTATCCCGACAAGGCGCGGCAGGTGAAGGCGATCGCCGATGCCGCCAAGGACGCCGATGCGCTGATCCTCGCAACCGACCCCGACCGCGAGGGCGAGGCGATCAGCTGGCACGTTCAGGAGCTGCTCCGGAAGCGCAAGGCGCTGCCCAAGAACGTCCAGCGGGTGACCTTCAACGCGATCACCAAGTCGGCGGTGCTGGATGCGATGGCGGCGCCGCGTGAGCTCGATACGGACCTCATCGATGCCTATCGCGCTCGCCGGGCGCTCGACTATCTGGTTGGTTTCACCCTGTCCCCGATCCTCTGGCGCAAGCTTCCGGGCGCCAAGAGCGCGGGCCGCGTCCAGTCGGTTGCGCTGCGACTTATCGTCGACCGCGAGGCCGAGATCGAGCGCTTCACCGCGCAGGAATATTGGACTGTCACCGCCCGCTTCGAGGCCAATGCGCAGGAGTTCTCCGCTCGGCTGGTCGAGCTCGACGGGACCAAGATCGACAAGCTGACGCTCGGCGACAAGGGCTCGGCGAGCGCGGCGAAGAAGGCCGTCGAAGCCGGGCAGTTCGCGGTGGCGAGCGTCGAGACCAAGCCGTTCACCCGCAATCCGCCTCCGCCCTTCACCACCTCGACCCTGCAGCAGGAAGCCGCGCGCAAGCTTGGCTTTGCCGCCAGCCACACGATGCGGGTGGCGCAGCAGCTCTACGAGGACGGCCTGATCACCTACATGCGGACCGACGGCGTGCAGATGGCGGGCGAGGCGATCAGCGCGGCACGCAAGGCTGTGGCCGATCGCTTCGGCGCGGCGCACCTTCCCGACAAGCCGCGGCAGTACACCTCCAAGGCCAAGAATGCGCAGGAAGCCCACGAGGCGATCCGACCGACCGATTTCGGCCGCCTGTCGGCCGGTAGCGGCGACCATGCCCGGCTCTACGAGCTCGTGCTCAACCGCGCCCTTGCAAGCCAGATGGCGGCGGCTCGGCTCGAGCGGACCGTGGTCGAATTGGCGAGCGACCGTGCCCGGCTTCGGGCGACGGGCCAGGTGACGCTCTCCCCCGGCTTCCTCGCGCTCTACGAGGAGGGCCGCGACGAGAAGGGGGACGAGGAGGACGGCGCCAAAATGCCCCACCTCGCCAAGGGCGACCGGCCCGGCATGCTCGGGGTCGACGCGGTGCAGAGCTTCACCCAGCCGCCGCCGCGTTACTCGGAAGCGAGCCTGGTCAAGCGGCTCGAGGAGCTCGGCATTGGGCGGCCGTCGACCTATGCGGCGACGCTGCAGACGCTCAAGGACCGCGAGTATGTGCGGCTCGAGAAGCAGCGCTTCATCCCCGAGGAGAGCGGGCGGCTGGTGACGGCCTTCCTCGAGCGCTTCTTCGAGAAGTACGTCAGCTACGACTACACCGCCGAGCTCGAGGACGAGCTGGACGACGTGTCGGGCGGGCGGATGGCGTGGCTCAAGCTGCTCGAGGACTTCTGGCGCGACTTCAAGCCCAAGGCGGGCGAGGTGATGGAGCAGAAGCCGTCGGAAGTGACGGCGGCGCTCGACGAGTTCCTCTCTCCCTGGCTGTTCCCCGACAAGGGTGACGGCAGCGATCCGCGGCTGTGCCCGGCGTGCGGGACCGGGCGGCTGGCGCTTCGCGGGGGCAAGTTCGGCGCGTTCGTCGCCTGCTCCAACTATCCCGAGTGCAAGTTCACCCGGAAGTTCGGGCAGGGCGGCGACGCGGCGGCGACCAGCAGCGAGCCGACCGACCTCGGCGAGGGCATCATGCTCAAGAGCGGGCGCTTCGGTCCCTATGTCGAGCAGGGCGACAAGCGCGCGTCAATTCCGAAGGACGTCTCGGTCGATCTCGACTGGGCGAAGAAGCTGCTGAGCCTGCCGCGCGAGATCGGGATGCACCCGGAGACGGGCGAGCCGATCAGCGCGTCGATCGGGCGCTACGGGCCCTACCTCATGCACCAGGGCAAATATGCCCGCCTGTCCACCACCGCCGAGGTGTTCGAGACCGGGATGAACGCCGCGGTCGCCAAGCTGGCCGATGCCGCGGCGGGCGGCGGCAAGGGGCGGGGCGCGTCACGCGAGCCGCTTGCGGTGCTCGGTGCGCACCCCGAGAGCGGCAAGGAGCTCAAGGTGCTGGAAGGGCGGTTCGGTCCCTACGTCTCCGACGGCACCATCCACGCGACCCTGCCCAAGGCCGCCGATCCCAAGGCGCTGACGCTTGACGAGGCGGTGGTGCTGATCGACGCCAAGGCGGCCAAGGGGCCGGCCAAGGGCAAGAAGAAGGCCCCGGCCAAGAAGAAGGCAGCGCCCGCCAAGAAGGCCCCGGCCAAGAAGGCCAAGTAA
- the dprA gene encoding DNA-processing protein DprA, producing the protein MNENDLLARIRLIRSQSIGPVTFRQLLLRFGSAEAALRAVPDLAARGGGRLPALCTEAAARAEMTRVEKLGGRYLTVGQGLYPRLLAEADDAPPLLTALGDLTLLDRPLVAMVGARNASAAACRFARSLAHELGREGQVVVSGLARGIDAAAHEGSLETGTIGVIAGGLDIFYPPENERLQRTLGERGLVLAEMPPGTEPRARHFPYRNRIIAGVSAGTVVVEAAPRSGSLITARLAAEMGREVMAVPGSPLDLRAQGCNGLIRDGATLVQNAGEVLGALRPGLGGVRSGRDLFSHPSAPAVVEPDSAERARVEELLGPSPAPVDEIVRLSGLEPGAVQLVLLELDLAGRLDRHAGGKVSLRMA; encoded by the coding sequence TTGAACGAGAACGATCTTCTCGCGCGGATCCGGCTGATCCGCTCGCAGAGCATCGGTCCTGTTACCTTCCGCCAGTTGCTGCTCCGCTTCGGCTCGGCCGAGGCGGCGCTGCGGGCCGTGCCCGACCTCGCCGCGCGGGGCGGCGGACGCTTGCCGGCCTTGTGCACCGAGGCCGCGGCGCGCGCCGAGATGACGCGGGTCGAGAAGCTCGGCGGCCGCTATCTCACGGTCGGGCAGGGCCTCTACCCGCGCCTGCTGGCCGAGGCGGACGATGCGCCCCCGCTGCTGACGGCGCTCGGCGACCTGACCCTGCTCGACCGACCGCTGGTAGCGATGGTCGGCGCGCGCAATGCCAGCGCCGCCGCCTGCCGCTTCGCCCGGAGCCTCGCCCACGAGCTTGGCCGGGAGGGCCAGGTTGTGGTTTCGGGACTGGCGCGCGGGATCGATGCCGCGGCGCACGAGGGCTCGCTGGAAACCGGTACCATCGGCGTCATCGCCGGCGGGCTCGACATCTTCTACCCGCCCGAGAACGAGCGACTGCAGCGCACGCTCGGCGAGCGCGGGCTGGTGCTCGCCGAGATGCCACCGGGCACGGAGCCGAGAGCGCGGCACTTTCCGTATCGAAACCGGATCATCGCCGGCGTGTCGGCGGGAACGGTGGTGGTCGAGGCCGCGCCGCGCTCGGGTTCGCTGATCACCGCCCGCCTGGCAGCCGAAATGGGGCGGGAAGTGATGGCGGTGCCCGGCAGCCCGCTTGATCTCCGTGCCCAGGGCTGCAACGGGCTGATCCGCGACGGCGCGACGCTGGTGCAGAACGCGGGAGAAGTGCTCGGGGCGCTGAGGCCAGGGCTTGGGGGCGTTCGTTCGGGAAGGGACCTCTTCTCGCATCCGAGTGCGCCTGCGGTCGTCGAGCCCGACTCCGCCGAGCGGGCCCGGGTTGAGGAGCTGCTCGGGCCCTCGCCTGCACCAGTCGACGAGATCGTCCGCCTGTCTGGCCTCGAGCCCGGCGCGGTGCAGCTGGTGCTGCTCGAGCTTGACCTCGCCGGAAGGCTCGACCGGCATGCCGGCGGCAAGGTCAGCCTTCGAATGGCTTGA
- the plsY gene encoding glycerol-3-phosphate 1-O-acyltransferase PlsY, whose product MFFQPFLALALGYLLGSIPFGLLLTRLSGRGDIRDIGSGNIGATNVLRTGSKGLAAATLLLDALKGTAAVLLAEWLWPGHGRIAAGGALIGHLYPLWLRFRGGKGVATLLGILLGLAWPIGMIYAAVWIGGLLLLRISSVAGMAAAVSAPIASALLGRGELTIMLAAFALLIIYKHRENIARLRAGTEPRVGRSRA is encoded by the coding sequence ATGTTCTTTCAACCGTTTCTGGCGCTGGCACTCGGTTACCTGCTCGGCTCGATTCCTTTCGGTCTACTCCTCACCCGGCTGAGCGGCCGCGGCGACATCCGCGACATCGGCAGCGGCAACATCGGCGCGACCAACGTGCTCCGCACCGGCTCCAAGGGGCTCGCTGCGGCGACGCTCCTCCTCGATGCGCTCAAGGGCACGGCGGCGGTGCTCCTGGCCGAGTGGCTGTGGCCGGGCCACGGCCGGATTGCCGCGGGCGGAGCGCTGATCGGGCATCTCTACCCGCTGTGGCTCCGCTTCCGGGGCGGCAAGGGCGTGGCGACCCTCCTCGGCATCCTGCTTGGCCTCGCCTGGCCGATCGGGATGATCTACGCGGCGGTGTGGATCGGCGGTCTGCTGCTGCTTCGCATCTCCTCGGTCGCGGGCATGGCCGCGGCGGTCAGCGCGCCGATCGCGTCCGCGCTGCTCGGGCGGGGCGAGTTGACCATCATGCTCGCCGCCTTCGCCCTCCTGATCATCTACAAGCATCGCGAGAACATCGCCCGGCTTCGCGCCGGGACCGAGCCGCGGGTCGGTCGGTCGCGGGCTTGA
- the murI gene encoding glutamate racemase produces the protein MNASAPLLFFDSGVGGLSVLGPTRALLPAAPIVYVADSAAFPYGTRSEAEIAARVPALLGRLTERFRPRLAVIACNTASTIALPFVRAALDIPVVGTVPAIKPAAERSRSRVIGVLGTEATVRQPYVDDLAMRFAADCTVLRHGSAELVALAEAKLAGEAIDPAAIAAAVAPLTGRGMDVVVLACTHFPLLADELAEALPGVEQIDGGPGIARRIARLTEGQPWPEPPVGHIVLFTGAGPGPHMVEAFASYGLGDVRHV, from the coding sequence GTGAACGCCAGCGCCCCTCTCCTCTTCTTCGATTCCGGTGTCGGGGGACTGTCGGTGCTCGGACCGACGCGGGCCCTGCTACCGGCCGCGCCGATCGTCTACGTCGCCGACAGCGCGGCCTTCCCCTACGGCACGCGGTCGGAGGCGGAGATCGCGGCGCGGGTGCCGGCGCTGCTCGGCCGGCTGACCGAGCGGTTCCGCCCGCGGCTTGCGGTGATCGCCTGCAACACCGCCTCGACCATCGCCCTGCCCTTCGTCCGCGCGGCGCTCGACATTCCGGTAGTCGGGACCGTGCCGGCGATAAAACCCGCCGCCGAGCGCTCGCGCAGCCGGGTGATCGGTGTGCTCGGCACCGAGGCGACGGTACGGCAGCCCTATGTCGACGACCTCGCCATGCGCTTCGCTGCCGACTGCACCGTGCTCCGCCACGGCTCGGCCGAGCTTGTCGCCCTGGCCGAGGCCAAGCTCGCCGGAGAGGCGATTGACCCCGCCGCAATTGCCGCCGCCGTGGCGCCGCTGACCGGGCGGGGCATGGACGTCGTGGTGCTCGCCTGCACCCACTTCCCGCTGCTCGCCGACGAGCTTGCCGAAGCGCTTCCCGGGGTCGAGCAGATCGACGGCGGCCCCGGCATCGCCCGCCGCATCGCCAGGCTCACCGAAGGTCAGCCCTGGCCCGAGCCGCCGGTGGGACATATTGTCCTATTCACCGGTGCGGGCCCCGGGCCCCATATGGTGGAGGCATTTGCAAGCTACGGGCTCGGCGACGTTCGTCACGTCTGA
- the hemA gene encoding 5-aminolevulinate synthase — MDYSSIFQAAIDRLHDEGRYRVFIDILRNKGSYPNARCFAGHNGPKPITVWCSNDYLGMGQHPSVVAAMEEALHDVGAGSGGTRNIGGNTHYHVDLEAELADLHGKEAALLFTSGYVSNEAALSTLGKLLPGCVIFSDELNHASMIAGIKNSGCEKKIFRHNDLAHLEELLAAEDPATPKLIAFESVYSMDGDVAPIGAFCDLADRFGALTYLDEVHAVGMYGPRGGGISERDEVADRVTIIEGTLGKAFGVMGGYIAADRNIIDCIRSYAPGFIFTTSLSPVLVAGALASVRHLKQSAEEREGQQAAAAMLKRKFADAGLPVMDSTTHIVPLLVGCPARAKRISDILLAEYGLYVQPINYPTVPRGTERLRFTPGPNHDEAMQDELTGALIEIFGRLEMREAA, encoded by the coding sequence ATGGACTATTCTTCCATCTTCCAGGCAGCGATCGACCGGCTGCACGACGAGGGCCGGTACCGGGTCTTCATCGACATTCTGCGCAACAAGGGGTCGTACCCCAATGCGCGGTGCTTCGCTGGCCACAACGGCCCGAAGCCGATCACCGTCTGGTGCTCGAACGACTACCTTGGCATGGGCCAGCATCCCTCGGTCGTCGCGGCGATGGAGGAAGCGCTCCACGACGTCGGCGCCGGTTCGGGCGGCACCCGGAACATCGGCGGCAACACCCATTACCATGTCGACCTCGAGGCCGAACTCGCGGATCTGCACGGCAAGGAAGCCGCGCTGCTGTTCACCAGCGGCTATGTCTCGAACGAGGCGGCGCTGTCGACGCTCGGCAAGCTGCTTCCGGGCTGCGTCATCTTCTCGGACGAGCTCAACCACGCGTCGATGATCGCGGGGATCAAGAATAGCGGCTGCGAGAAGAAGATCTTCCGCCACAACGACCTCGCGCACCTCGAGGAGCTGCTTGCCGCCGAGGACCCGGCGACGCCCAAGCTGATCGCCTTCGAGAGCGTCTATTCGATGGACGGCGATGTCGCTCCGATCGGCGCCTTCTGCGACCTCGCCGACCGCTTCGGCGCGCTGACCTATCTCGACGAGGTCCATGCCGTCGGCATGTACGGTCCGCGCGGTGGCGGCATCTCGGAGCGCGACGAAGTCGCCGACCGGGTGACGATCATCGAGGGCACGCTCGGCAAGGCCTTCGGCGTCATGGGCGGCTATATCGCAGCCGACAGGAACATCATCGACTGCATCCGGAGCTATGCCCCGGGCTTCATCTTCACCACTTCGCTGTCGCCCGTCCTTGTCGCCGGCGCACTCGCCAGCGTCCGCCACCTCAAGCAGTCCGCCGAGGAGCGCGAGGGCCAGCAGGCTGCCGCGGCGATGCTCAAGCGCAAGTTCGCCGACGCCGGCCTGCCGGTGATGGATTCGACGACGCACATCGTGCCGCTGCTAGTCGGCTGCCCGGCGCGCGCCAAGCGGATCAGCGACATCCTGCTCGCCGAATACGGGCTCTACGTGCAGCCGATCAATTATCCGACCGTGCCTCGTGGCACCGAGCGGCTACGCTTCACGCCGGGTCCCAACCACGACGAGGCGATGCAGGACGAACTGACCGGCGCGCTGATCGAGATCTTCGGTCGGCTGGAGATGCGCGAAGCCGCCTGA
- a CDS encoding DUF3429 domain-containing protein, which translates to MKKSVPLPALLLGLAGLIPPAVLTAVAVLDLGLFAPSTPGFVRTYAAIILSFLGGTWWAFACKEERPRWPLLVVAVIPSLAAWWAIFTFQPAEGLFGLAILLLASLLVDGLLMRRRLAPPWWLKLRLPLSLGLALCCALSGWALVR; encoded by the coding sequence ATGAAGAAGTCGGTTCCCTTGCCCGCCCTCCTGCTCGGCCTGGCCGGGCTGATCCCGCCCGCGGTGCTGACCGCGGTGGCCGTGCTCGACCTCGGCCTGTTCGCGCCCTCGACCCCCGGGTTCGTGCGGACCTATGCGGCGATCATTCTGAGCTTCCTCGGCGGGACCTGGTGGGCCTTCGCCTGCAAGGAGGAGCGGCCGCGCTGGCCGCTGCTCGTCGTTGCCGTGATCCCGAGCCTCGCAGCCTGGTGGGCGATCTTCACCTTCCAGCCGGCCGAGGGACTATTCGGGCTTGCGATCCTGTTGCTGGCGAGCCTGCTCGTGGACGGGCTGCTGATGCGCCGGCGGCTTGCTCCGCCATGGTGGCTGAAGCTGCGGCTGCCACTGTCACTCGGATTGGCCCTGTGCTGCGCGCTGAGCGGCTGGGCACTGGTTCGCTGA
- the rpiB gene encoding ribose 5-phosphate isomerase B, producing MRIALAADHAGFALKDALASWLREVGHDIVDLGTNGPESVDYPRFGSLLAETIAAGSAKRGIAVCGSGIGISIAVNRNPACRCALVNEPLSAALAREHNDANVIALGARLIGIDLAKACVTAFLDTPFAGGRHQARVDLLTAPQPQSQGA from the coding sequence ATGCGCATCGCCCTCGCCGCCGACCATGCCGGATTCGCGCTCAAGGACGCCCTCGCCTCATGGCTGCGCGAGGTCGGCCACGATATCGTCGACCTTGGCACCAACGGGCCCGAGAGCGTCGACTATCCCCGCTTCGGAAGCCTCCTCGCCGAGACCATCGCCGCCGGCTCGGCCAAGCGCGGGATTGCGGTGTGCGGCTCGGGCATCGGAATCTCGATCGCGGTCAATCGCAACCCCGCCTGCCGCTGCGCGCTGGTCAACGAGCCACTCTCGGCGGCGCTGGCGCGCGAGCATAACGACGCCAATGTCATCGCATTGGGCGCGCGGCTGATCGGCATCGACCTTGCCAAGGCCTGCGTCACCGCCTTTCTCGACACCCCGTTCGCCGGCGGGCGCCACCAGGCCCGCGTCGACCTTCTCACCGCCCCGCAGCCTCAGTCCCAGGGAGCCTGA
- the glyA gene encoding serine hydroxymethyltransferase, with protein MATAANLNDQQPEGFFSRALAAADPAVAEAVAAELLREQTQIELIASENIVSRAVLEAQGSVFTNKYAEGYPGRRYYQGCHPSDAVEQFAIDRAKQLFGCGFANVQPHSGAQANGAVFLALLQPGDTILGMSLAAGGHLTHGAPPAQSGKWFNAVQYGVREDDHLVDFDELQRLADEHKPKLIIAGGSAYPRHLDFARFRAVADSVGAILMVDMAHFAGLVAAGEHPSPFGHAHVVTTTTHKTLRGPRGGMILTDDEALAKKFNSAVFPGLQGGPLMHVIAAKAVAFGEALQPDFKTYSRAVVANARALAGRLKERGADLVAGGTDTHLALVDLRPLGITGKDADESLERAGITCNKNGIPFDPLPPMKTSGIRVGSPAGTTRGFGEAEFREIADMVADVLDGLRANGLENNGAVESAVNVRVRDLCARFPIYP; from the coding sequence ATGGCCACCGCCGCCAATCTTAACGACCAGCAGCCCGAAGGCTTCTTCAGCCGCGCGCTTGCCGCCGCCGATCCGGCGGTGGCCGAGGCCGTCGCCGCCGAACTCCTCCGCGAGCAGACCCAGATCGAACTGATCGCGTCCGAGAACATCGTCTCCCGGGCTGTGCTCGAAGCGCAAGGATCGGTGTTCACCAACAAATATGCCGAAGGCTATCCGGGCCGCCGCTATTATCAGGGCTGCCATCCCTCGGACGCGGTCGAGCAGTTCGCCATCGATCGCGCCAAGCAGCTGTTCGGCTGCGGCTTCGCCAACGTCCAGCCGCACTCGGGCGCGCAGGCCAATGGCGCCGTCTTCCTGGCCCTCCTCCAGCCCGGCGACACGATCCTCGGGATGAGCCTCGCGGCGGGCGGACACCTGACCCATGGCGCCCCGCCGGCGCAATCGGGCAAGTGGTTCAACGCCGTCCAATATGGAGTCCGCGAGGATGACCATCTGGTTGACTTCGACGAGCTCCAGCGCCTTGCGGACGAGCATAAGCCCAAGCTGATCATCGCCGGCGGCTCGGCCTATCCGCGCCACCTCGACTTCGCCCGCTTCCGTGCAGTCGCGGACAGCGTCGGCGCGATCCTCATGGTCGACATGGCGCACTTCGCCGGCCTGGTCGCCGCGGGCGAGCACCCCTCCCCCTTCGGTCATGCCCATGTGGTCACCACCACCACCCACAAGACGCTTCGCGGCCCGCGCGGCGGGATGATCCTGACCGACGACGAGGCTCTCGCGAAGAAGTTCAACTCGGCGGTCTTCCCCGGTCTCCAGGGTGGTCCGCTGATGCATGTCATCGCCGCCAAGGCGGTGGCGTTCGGCGAAGCGCTCCAGCCCGACTTCAAGACCTATTCGAGGGCCGTGGTCGCCAATGCGCGGGCACTTGCCGGCCGGCTCAAGGAGCGCGGGGCGGACCTCGTCGCGGGCGGCACCGACACCCACCTCGCGCTGGTCGACCTGCGCCCGCTCGGGATCACCGGTAAGGACGCCGACGAGAGCCTCGAGCGCGCGGGCATCACCTGCAACAAGAACGGCATCCCGTTCGATCCGCTGCCGCCGATGAAGACCAGTGGGATCCGGGTCGGCTCGCCCGCCGGCACCACCCGCGGCTTCGGCGAGGCCGAATTCCGCGAAATCGCCGACATGGTCGCCGACGTGCTCGACGGCCTCCGCGCCAACGGCCTCGAGAACAATGGCGCGGTCGAGAGCGCGGTGAACGTCCGCGTGCGCGACCTCTGCGCGCGCTTCCCGATCTATCCCTGA
- the nrdR gene encoding transcriptional regulator NrdR, with the protein MRCPFCGDQDSQVKDSRSSEDGAAIRRRRQCEGCGARFTTFERVQLRDLVVVKKDGVREPFDRMKLARAIGFACRKRDIQPERIERLVSGIQRQLETRGDEVATVDIGEAVMAGLKTLDHVAYIRFASIYRDFSEASDFAEIAGEVGEDVEPGKLL; encoded by the coding sequence ATGCGCTGCCCATTTTGCGGTGACCAGGACAGCCAGGTGAAGGACAGCCGCTCGTCGGAAGACGGTGCGGCGATCCGGCGGCGGCGGCAGTGCGAGGGCTGCGGTGCCCGCTTCACCACCTTCGAGCGGGTCCAGCTTCGTGACCTCGTCGTGGTCAAGAAGGACGGCGTGCGCGAGCCGTTCGATCGGATGAAGCTGGCCCGCGCGATCGGCTTTGCCTGCCGCAAGCGCGACATCCAGCCCGAGCGGATCGAGCGGCTGGTCAGCGGCATCCAGCGGCAGCTCGAGACCCGCGGCGACGAGGTCGCGACAGTCGACATCGGCGAGGCGGTGATGGCCGGGCTCAAGACCCTCGACCATGTCGCCTACATCCGCTTCGCCTCCATCTACCGCGACTTCTCCGAAGCGAGCGACTTCGCCGAAATTGCCGGCGAGGTCGGCGAGGACGTCGAACCCGGCAAACTGCTGTGA